A part of Oncorhynchus keta strain PuntledgeMale-10-30-2019 unplaced genomic scaffold, Oket_V2 Un_contig_14778_pilon_pilon, whole genome shotgun sequence genomic DNA contains:
- the LOC127918748 gene encoding complement C1q-like protein 2 yields MNTAAFLLVSLCCCCWLSAAQQETKKTENEDKECQTSQGSCYPDMCKLLKDFGVMEEKLRTTVEKLGVMETQLKVSENQLEELKNNERRKVIFSAALGGNGHTGPIDHDTTLIFKNVITNIGSAYNPSTGVFAAPIAGVYYFSFFYHAGGSQTKYISLFKNGQHMITSSDHQSSGDGADNGANAVTLQLEVGDQVFIRLMANTHVWDSVNHTTFNGFLLKQV; encoded by the coding sequence ATGAACACTGCTGCATTTCTCTTGGTTtcgctgtgctgctgctgctggctgtCTGCGGCTCAACAAGAGACCAAAAAGACTGAAAATGAAGATAAAGAATGCCAGACATCACAAGGCTCGTGCTACCCTGACATGTGCAAGCTGCTGAAAGACTTCGGTGTCATGGAGGAGAAACTGCGAACCACGGTGGAAAAACTGGGAGTCATGGAAACCCAGCTCAAAGTTAGCGAGAATCAACTTGAGGAACTGAAAAATAACGAGAGGAGGAAGGTGATCTTTTCGGCTGCCCTGGGCGGGAATGGGCACACCGGGCCAATCGACCATGACACTACCCTGATCTTCAAAAATGTCATCACTAACATTGGCAGTGCCTACAATCCAAGTACAGGGGTATTTGCTGCCCCCATTGCAGGGGTCTACTACTTCAGTTTCTTCTACCATGCCGGAGGAAGTCAGACTAAATACATTTCCTTGTTCAAGAATGGACAGCACATGATCACTTCCTCTGATCACCAGTCTAGCGGTGATGGAGCTGACAACGGGGCTAATGCAGTCACTCTACAGCTAGAGGTGGGAGACCAAGTGTTCATACGCCTAATGGCTAACACTCACGTGTGGGACTCTGTAAACCACACCACCTTCAATGGGTTCCTGCTCAAACAAGTGTGA